In a single window of the Cygnus olor isolate bCygOlo1 chromosome 5, bCygOlo1.pri.v2, whole genome shotgun sequence genome:
- the NAP1L4 gene encoding nucleosome assembly protein 1-like 4 isoform X2 has translation MADNSKAEDTASDSVDAAKNASDKKEKLADQVMQNPQVLAALQERLDNTALTPSSYIETLPKAVKRRIDALKQLQVKCAHIEAKFYEEVHDLERKYAALYQPLFDKRREFINGEAEPTDAESEWHSENEEEEKLAGDLKNAVVIEEKAEAEETNVKGIPDFWFTIFRNVDMLSELVQEYDEPILKHLQDIKVKFSEPGQPMSFSLEFHFGPNDYFSNTVLTKTYKMKSEPDKTDPFSFEGPEIVDCEGCTIDWKKGKNVTVKTIKKKQKHKGRGTVRTITKQVPNDSFFNFFNPIKVSGDGESLDEDSEFTLAADFEIGHFFRERIVPRAVLYFTGEAIEDDDNFEEGEEGEEEELEGEEEGEEEEDAESDAKV, from the exons AAAAGCTGGCAGACCAAGTGATGCAAAATCCACAAGTTCTGGCAGCTCTACAGGAACGACTTGACAACACAGCGCTTACCCCTTCAAGTTACATTGAAAC tttaccaaaagcagtgaaaagaaGAATTGATGCCTTGAAACAACTCCAGGTGAAATGTGCCCATATAGAAGCTAAATTCTATGAAGAAGTACATGatttagagagaaaatatgCAGCACTCTATCAACCTCTTTTTGATAAG AGAAGAGAGTTTATTAATGGGGAAGCTGAACCCACAGATGCAGAGTCAGAGTGGCACagtgaaaatgaggaagaagaaaaactagcT GGAGATCTGAAAAACGCAGTGGTaatagaagagaaagcagaagcagaagagacaaATGTCAAAGGAATTCCAGACTTCTGGTTTACTATCTTTAGAAACGTAGATATGCTAAGTGAATTAGTACAA gaaTATGATGAACCAATCTTAAAACATCTGCAGGATATTAAAGTTAAGTTCTCTGAACCTGGACAGCCTATG TCTTTCTCATTAGAGTTCCACTTTGGACCCAATGACTACTTTTCTAATACAGTCCTGACAAAAACCTACAAGATGAAGTCGGAGCCAGACAAGACGGATCCCTTTTCATTTGAAGGACCCGAAATAGTTGATTGTGAGGG GTGTACTATTgactggaagaaaggaaaaaatgttacggttaaaacaatcaagaaaaaacagaaacacaagggTCGAGGCACAGTTCGGACGATTACTAAACAAGTACCTAACgattctttttttaacttcttcaaCCCAATAAAGG TATCTGGTGATGGAGAGTCATTG GATGAAGATTCTGAGTTTACTTTAGCAGCAGATTTTGAAATTGGTCACTTCTTCCGTGAAAGGATAGTCCCTCGTGCTGTGCTTTATTTCACTGGGGAGGCTATAGAGGATGATGATAAT tttgaagaAGGTGAAGAAGGTGAAGAGGAG GAGttggagggggaagaggagggagaagaggaggaagatgcaGAGAGTGATGCTAAG gTGTAA
- the NAP1L4 gene encoding nucleosome assembly protein 1-like 4 isoform X1 has product MADNSKAEDTASDSVDAAKNASDKKEKLADQVMQNPQVLAALQERLDNTALTPSSYIETLPKAVKRRIDALKQLQVKCAHIEAKFYEEVHDLERKYAALYQPLFDKRREFINGEAEPTDAESEWHSENEEEEKLAGDLKNAVVIEEKAEAEETNVKGIPDFWFTIFRNVDMLSELVQEYDEPILKHLQDIKVKFSEPGQPMSFSLEFHFGPNDYFSNTVLTKTYKMKSEPDKTDPFSFEGPEIVDCEGCTIDWKKGKNVTVKTIKKKQKHKGRGTVRTITKQVPNDSFFNFFNPIKVSGDGESLDEDSEFTLAADFEIGHFFRERIVPRAVLYFTGEAIEDDDNFEEGEEGEEEELEGEEEGEEEEDAESDAKKDSSQPAECKQQ; this is encoded by the exons AAAAGCTGGCAGACCAAGTGATGCAAAATCCACAAGTTCTGGCAGCTCTACAGGAACGACTTGACAACACAGCGCTTACCCCTTCAAGTTACATTGAAAC tttaccaaaagcagtgaaaagaaGAATTGATGCCTTGAAACAACTCCAGGTGAAATGTGCCCATATAGAAGCTAAATTCTATGAAGAAGTACATGatttagagagaaaatatgCAGCACTCTATCAACCTCTTTTTGATAAG AGAAGAGAGTTTATTAATGGGGAAGCTGAACCCACAGATGCAGAGTCAGAGTGGCACagtgaaaatgaggaagaagaaaaactagcT GGAGATCTGAAAAACGCAGTGGTaatagaagagaaagcagaagcagaagagacaaATGTCAAAGGAATTCCAGACTTCTGGTTTACTATCTTTAGAAACGTAGATATGCTAAGTGAATTAGTACAA gaaTATGATGAACCAATCTTAAAACATCTGCAGGATATTAAAGTTAAGTTCTCTGAACCTGGACAGCCTATG TCTTTCTCATTAGAGTTCCACTTTGGACCCAATGACTACTTTTCTAATACAGTCCTGACAAAAACCTACAAGATGAAGTCGGAGCCAGACAAGACGGATCCCTTTTCATTTGAAGGACCCGAAATAGTTGATTGTGAGGG GTGTACTATTgactggaagaaaggaaaaaatgttacggttaaaacaatcaagaaaaaacagaaacacaagggTCGAGGCACAGTTCGGACGATTACTAAACAAGTACCTAACgattctttttttaacttcttcaaCCCAATAAAGG TATCTGGTGATGGAGAGTCATTG GATGAAGATTCTGAGTTTACTTTAGCAGCAGATTTTGAAATTGGTCACTTCTTCCGTGAAAGGATAGTCCCTCGTGCTGTGCTTTATTTCACTGGGGAGGCTATAGAGGATGATGATAAT tttgaagaAGGTGAAGAAGGTGAAGAGGAG GAGttggagggggaagaggagggagaagaggaggaagatgcaGAGAGTGATGCTAAG AAAGATTCCAGCCAACCTGCTGAATGCAAACAACAGTAA